Proteins encoded in a region of the Coleofasciculaceae cyanobacterium genome:
- a CDS encoding transposase — translation MSLPKFVGNIKSVTSRRLRQEFPTLVNSIHWKKLLWNESYFIPSCGGVTVSLLKKYIENQDVPS, via the coding sequence ATGAGCTTGCCCAAGTTCGTTGGCAATATCAAATCAGTTACTAGTCGTAGATTAAGACAAGAATTTCCCACCCTAGTCAACAGCATCCACTGGAAAAAGTTATTGTGGAATGAATCTTACTTTATCCCTTCGTGTGGTGGCGTAACCGTTTCACTCCTCAAGAAATATATTGAAAATCAAG